TTAAAAGGGTTTATTTTGTTTAATTGTTATTTTTGCTTTCTCTATGTCATTTTCTAATATTTTATAAATTTCTCCTGCATTTTTACCGATTAAAGAATCTAGGTTTGAGATTATTTTTTCTTCAATTATTTTTTTTGCTTTATTTAAGTCATCATTATTAAATTTATAGAACTTAACTTCAGGTTTTTCTTCCTTTATTTTTTTCATATCCCTTTTATTTCTCTCCACTATCCATTCGTAAGATTTAATTATAGCACTTACCCAAAAGTCTTCTATTTTTCTCTGCAAATTAGGTGGCAATGAATTAAAAAAATCAAGATTTGCCGCTATTATTCCCAAGAAAGGAGATGTCCACATCTGGGTAAAAAAGGGGGATACCTCATAGAATTTCATACTATAGTTTGCAAACATTGGCTGTATTTGAGCATCTAATACATTTGTTTGAAGAGAGGAATAAATTTCTCCATAATCCATCGTAGTTGGACTAAAACCATAGGCGTTATATTGATGAATAAGCATTTTAGAGTTCATAACCCTTACCTTTACACCTTTTACATCCTCAAAGTGAATTAAAGGTTTTTTTGATGTAATCCACTGCCAACCTTCAAATGTCACAGCCAATGGATATAGATTTCTTTTCTTGAAAGCCTTGGTTAGTAATTTATAGAAATCTCCTTTTGTAACTAAATATTTTATAATTTTACCTGTATTCTCTTTAGGTAATAAATAGTGAATTTTTAAAAAGTCACACTCAGGCACAAAGGCACTAAGATGAGCTGCTCCTTGATAAACAAAATCTACTGCCCCTAATTGGCAGAGTTGGTTTATATTCATTTCAGAGCCCAGTGTTCCATAGGGATAAACATCTAAGTTGAATAATCCATTGGTTTCTTTTTTCATATATGCTGCAAATTTTCGTGACCACACAGTCATTAAGTCGCCTTCAATCTCTGCTGAAGCCAATTTTGCATTAATGATCTCTCTTTTTGTATTAATTCCATATGTGGTGGTTGGGTTTATAAATAGAATTATTAAAATTATAGATAAGAAATAACTTTTATATTTAAAATTCATAATTTAATTTATTGATTTAACAAAAGCAATTTTACAATACAAATAATAGTTATAAGAATTTTGTTGGACGAATCTTCTTATAACATTCATTAGTTTATATGTAACATACATAAAATGTAATGTCAAGTTAATTGTAAAATTCTATTTTAATTGACTTAAAAATTTTATATATATATAATATATATAAATAATTATGTGAGGATAAAATGATAAGAATACTAAATCTGTTAATAATTTATTTCTTTTGTTCTACTATTATTTTATTTGCTCAGATTGGAGAACAGGTAACTTTAAATAATGATGAAGGAAATAACTGCAATGTTGAAGAACAAGAAAGAACAGTAGTAACAGACCATATAATAACTATAAATGGTAAAGATGTTCCTTACAAAGCCAAAACTGGCACATTGTTTGTGTATAATGAAAAGGACGAACCTATTGGAAGTTTCTTTTATATAGCCTATATGCGATCAGATATTGATAATAAAGATACAAGACCTATAACATTTGCATATAATGGTGGTCCAGGTTCAGCATCCCTCTGGTTGCATATGGGGGCAATTGGTCCAAAGAGAGTAATAACAGGTGATACTTATCAAGCTCCAGGCCCTCCTTACACATTAGTAGAAAATGAATACACTTTGTTAGATGTAAGTGACCTTGTTTTTATTGATCCAATAGGTACAGGTTATAGTCATGCTTTAGGTTGTGAAGATCCTAAACAATTTTGGGGCTATATGAATGACATAGCTTCTGTATCAGAATTTATTAGGAGATTTGTTACTGAAAATAATAGGTGGAAATCACCAAAATACTTATTAGGCGAATCATATGGTACAATGAGATCAGCGGGAGTAGCTAATTATCTACAAAACTATGAGGGGATGTATCTTAATGGCATAGTTTTTATATCAACAGTGCTTGACTATAAAACGATTAGTTTTGATGAGGGTAATGATTTGCCATATATATTATTTTTACCCACATATGCAACAACAGCACTATATCATAACAGAATAGTAAACCCTTATGATTCTTTAGAAACATTTCTTAAGGAAGTTAGATCATTTTCGGTGAATGAATACAGTGGTGCTTTATTTAAAGGTGTTTTTTTAGAACAAAATATGAAAGAAGAGATTATAACAAAATTATCAGAATTTACAGGCATATCTAAAGATTTTATTCGCAAGGGCAACATTAGAATAAAAGATTATGAGTTTAGGAAAGAACTATTAAGAGATTATGGTCTTATTACGGGTAGATATGATTCAAGGATATTAGGCTATGCTGAGAATATTAATTCTTCATTTCCTGAAGGAGACCCTTCATCTTGGGTTATCGACGGGGCCTTTAATGCTGCTATTAAATCATATTTGTCTGAGGAGTTAGGCTATGAGGAAAAAAGAACCTATGTAACAGGTGGTGGTGTTGTGTGGGATTTTCCTGAAAATGAATATTTAAATTTTAGTGGTGAGTTAAGAACTGCTATGGTAAGAAATCTAGTGCTAAAATCTTTTTTTGCAAATGGTTATTATGATTTAGCTACACCTTTTTTTGCAACTGAATATACAGTTGCTCATTTAGGGTTACCTAAAGATATATTAAATAGAATAACCTTTAAATATTATAAGGCTGGACATATGATGTATACAAATTTGGACTCTTTGAAAAAGCTTAAAGGAGATTTGTTGAATTTTTATAATAATTAACTAAAATAATAAACAAACAATAATGCCATATATAAATGTTGATAATATTAAGACTTATTATGTAGCTAGCAATTTTTCAGATGAGAAAATTCCAATAATATTTATTCATGGAGCAGGGAATACTTCACATACGTGGTTTAATCAGCTTAATTTAAATATTGAGAAATATTTTCCATTGGCAATTGATTTGCCAGGTCATGGTAGAAGTGAAGGAGAAGGAAGCGATAATATAGAGGGTTATTCGAATTTTATTTACTCATTCATTAATAAAATGGATTTTAAGAATGTGATACTAGCAGGACACTCTATGGGAGGGGCAATTGTTCAAGATTTTTCTTTTAAATTTCCTGAAATTGTAACTAAAATAATATTAGTTGCAACTGGAGCTAAATTAAGGGTAGCACAGGAGATATTAGAAAATACTAAATTAGGCTATTCCTACAATTATCTAGCTTATTCAAATAAAACAGATAATAATATAATAAAAGAAGCTGAAAGTGAGTTTTCATTAACAGATCCTATGGTAAGATACAATGATTTTATAGCATGTAATAATTTTGATATGATGGATAAAATTGATCAATTAGAGATACCATCACTTATAATTGTTGGAAGTGATGATATATTAACACCATTGAAATATGCCAGTTTTTTACGTGATAAGCTAAAAAATTCAAGATTAGTAGTTATTGATGAGGCAGGGCATAATGTTATGTGGGAGAAACCCAAAGAAACTAATGCTGCCATAATATCTTTTTTAACAGATAATTAAATTTTAAAAAATATATAAAAATTAGTACTTGATATATTTATTTTTTATTACTAATCTCTTTAAAAACTAAATAGGGGTAAAATATTGAAAAAGAAATTTAAGGCAAAATACGTCTTGTTTTTAGCTATTGTTATTTTTATTTTTTTGATAATATGGGTATTTTTTAAATATATGGAAGCTGAGAAACCAGTTATTGCAATTAAACCTGATATTACATTTTTAAGTAGTTCACAGGCGTTAGATATTTCAGCAAAAGATATAAAAAGTGGTTTGAAGAGCATATCTATTGAATTAATACAAGATGATAAAAGCAAGGTTTTATATAGTAAAAGACTTAAAGGAAGTTTATTTAATTATAATAAAAATAAGAAGAAATACAGTATAGAGTTTATGTTAGAACCATTAAAGTTAGACTTTTACAATGGGGATGCAAAACTTATTATAATAGCTAGGGATTATTCATGGAGAAGTTGGTTTAAAGGAAATTCAGCTAAGATATCAAAAGATATCACAATTGATGCTGAACCGCCTGTGGTTGAGGTTCTGACAAGTAATCATTATATATCACCAGGTGGATCAGCTTTAGTTATATATAAATTGAATGAAAAAACAAAAAAGAGTGGTGTAATAATAGATAATAAGTTTTTTCCAGGATATTCTGGTTATTTTAAAAATAATAATATCTATTTATGTTTTTTTGCTCTTGATTATAATAAACATAAAGTTGACCAATTGTACGTACAAGCAGTTGATTTGGCTGGAAATATAAGCAAGAAAGGTTTTGATTGTTATATAAAGAGTAAACATTTTGATCATGAAGTTTTAGATATTACTGATAGCTTTTTATCAAGAAAATTACCTGAATTTGAGAAATATGTTGATTTTGATCCTAAAGAAACAAAGATAGAAAAATATTTAGAAATTAATAATAGATTAAGAAGTAAAAGCTATAAAGAATTATTTACATTATCTGGTAAAAGTGAGAATAAAATGTACTGGAGTGGTGCTTTTCTAAGAAATAAAGGTGCAACAACAGCTAATTTTGCAGATCAAAGAAGCTATAGATATAAAGGCAAGATAATTGATAAGGAAGTGCACATGGGTGTAGATATTGCCTCATTTAAACATGCACCTGTTAAGGCAGCAAATAATGGCAAAGTGGTTTTGACAAAAGCTATTGGGATATTTGGGGATACAGTTGTTATAGATCATGGTTTTGGATTATTCAGTATGTATTCCCATCTTAGTAAAATAAGTGTTAAAAACAATCAAATTGTTTCAAAGGGTGATATTATAGGAAATACCGGTATGACTGGTTTAGCTGGTGGAGATCATCTCCATTATGGTATGTTTATAAATAAAACCTTTATTAACCCTATCGAATGGTGGGATGAAAACTGGATAAGTAATAATATAATAACAAAATTAAAAAATGTCGAAGAATCTATTAAGTTTAGATAAATAAATATATTATCAATTTAATGTTTAATTATATATTTTTTTATGATACATATAAGGTAAAATTAATATAATCTTAACAAATAACACCTAAATTTAAATTAAGCTTATATAATTCTTTTTATAGATAATTATGGAAGATAAAGTAAAGATTAGTATTCAAAATATTACTAAAATATTTGGGAACCATCCAGATGAGGCATTAAAGCTTTTAAATAAAGGTTTATCTAAAAAAGAAATCTTTAAAAAAACAAAACAAACTATTGGTATTGTCAATGTTTCTTTTGATGTATATGAAGGTGAAATCGTTGTTGTTATGGGTTTGTCAGGAAGTGGCAAATCTACGTTAATAAGATGTATCAACAGGTTAATAGAGCCTACTTTTGGCAAAATTTTTATTGATAATATAGATGTTACTTCATTAAACAGTAAAGAACTAAGGCAGTTTAGACAAAAATATACTGGTATGGTTTTTCAGCATTTTGCACTGTTTCCACATTGGCCAATACTTAGAAACGTTTCCTATGGCTTAGAGATACAAGGGGCACCTAAAAAGGAAAGAGAGGAGAAAGCAATGCAAGCCCTTGAAATGGTTGGCCTAAAAGGGTGGGAAAATA
The genomic region above belongs to Deferribacterota bacterium and contains:
- the dctP gene encoding TRAP transporter substrate-binding protein DctP, translated to MNFKYKSYFLSIILIILFINPTTTYGINTKREIINAKLASAEIEGDLMTVWSRKFAAYMKKETNGLFNLDVYPYGTLGSEMNINQLCQLGAVDFVYQGAAHLSAFVPECDFLKIHYLLPKENTGKIIKYLVTKGDFYKLLTKAFKKRNLYPLAVTFEGWQWITSKKPLIHFEDVKGVKVRVMNSKMLIHQYNAYGFSPTTMDYGEIYSSLQTNVLDAQIQPMFANYSMKFYEVSPFFTQMWTSPFLGIIAANLDFFNSLPPNLQRKIEDFWVSAIIKSYEWIVERNKRDMKKIKEEKPEVKFYKFNNDDLNKAKKIIEEKIISNLDSLIGKNAGEIYKILENDIEKAKITIKQNKPF
- a CDS encoding peptidase S10 is translated as MIRILNLLIIYFFCSTIILFAQIGEQVTLNNDEGNNCNVEEQERTVVTDHIITINGKDVPYKAKTGTLFVYNEKDEPIGSFFYIAYMRSDIDNKDTRPITFAYNGGPGSASLWLHMGAIGPKRVITGDTYQAPGPPYTLVENEYTLLDVSDLVFIDPIGTGYSHALGCEDPKQFWGYMNDIASVSEFIRRFVTENNRWKSPKYLLGESYGTMRSAGVANYLQNYEGMYLNGIVFISTVLDYKTISFDEGNDLPYILFLPTYATTALYHNRIVNPYDSLETFLKEVRSFSVNEYSGALFKGVFLEQNMKEEIITKLSEFTGISKDFIRKGNIRIKDYEFRKELLRDYGLITGRYDSRILGYAENINSSFPEGDPSSWVIDGAFNAAIKSYLSEELGYEEKRTYVTGGGVVWDFPENEYLNFSGELRTAMVRNLVLKSFFANGYYDLATPFFATEYTVAHLGLPKDILNRITFKYYKAGHMMYTNLDSLKKLKGDLLNFYNN
- a CDS encoding alpha/beta hydrolase gives rise to the protein MPYINVDNIKTYYVASNFSDEKIPIIFIHGAGNTSHTWFNQLNLNIEKYFPLAIDLPGHGRSEGEGSDNIEGYSNFIYSFINKMDFKNVILAGHSMGGAIVQDFSFKFPEIVTKIILVATGAKLRVAQEILENTKLGYSYNYLAYSNKTDNNIIKEAESEFSLTDPMVRYNDFIACNNFDMMDKIDQLEIPSLIIVGSDDILTPLKYASFLRDKLKNSRLVVIDEAGHNVMWEKPKETNAAIISFLTDN
- a CDS encoding M23 family metallopeptidase, with the translated sequence MKKKFKAKYVLFLAIVIFIFLIIWVFFKYMEAEKPVIAIKPDITFLSSSQALDISAKDIKSGLKSISIELIQDDKSKVLYSKRLKGSLFNYNKNKKKYSIEFMLEPLKLDFYNGDAKLIIIARDYSWRSWFKGNSAKISKDITIDAEPPVVEVLTSNHYISPGGSALVIYKLNEKTKKSGVIIDNKFFPGYSGYFKNNNIYLCFFALDYNKHKVDQLYVQAVDLAGNISKKGFDCYIKSKHFDHEVLDITDSFLSRKLPEFEKYVDFDPKETKIEKYLEINNRLRSKSYKELFTLSGKSENKMYWSGAFLRNKGATTANFADQRSYRYKGKIIDKEVHMGVDIASFKHAPVKAANNGKVVLTKAIGIFGDTVVIDHGFGLFSMYSHLSKISVKNNQIVSKGDIIGNTGMTGLAGGDHLHYGMFINKTFINPIEWWDENWISNNIITKLKNVEESIKFR